GCCGTGCCGTCGATGCCCCCGCCGCCGACCTCCTCGCAGCCCGCCGGGCCGCCGCTGCCCGCGCTGGTCGACCTCGACATGTGGCTGCGCGGCCTGACCGCCCAGTTCGCCCGTATCGAGGCCGGGCTGCCGGCCGAGGTCCGCCGAGGGCCACGCGGCACGAACTCCGACAGCGGCACGCCCGCGAGCGCGGAGAACGTCCGGCGCAGGTGGTACTCCGAGGTCGCCGCGATCCGCGCCGCTCGGCCACGTCGACCTGCTGGTCGCGGTGGCACTCGGTGTGATCCAGGGCCTCGTTGAGACGTTCCGGCACTCCGGGCCTCCTTCCTCTTTCGCGCTCACCACGCCAGGGAGCGGCCACCCGACGTCCTGTGCCCGATCGGATCGGGTACGCGCGCCGCCCCTGCGCGTGCCGCCGCAGCCGATTCACCTGGTGCTGGTTGGACCGCTGCCGCGCAGGGCACTCGGCGATGGCCGGCCGGGCAGCCGGTTTCCCGCACAGCACGGAGGGACACGTGGCCGTACGTCATCGTCTGATCAAAGCCCGTCCGGCCGAGGTGTGGGCCGTTCTGGCCGACGCGGACAGTTACCCGCGATGGGTGGTGGGGCCCTCGGGGGCCGAGCCGGTGCGCGGCCAGTGGCCGCAGAAGGACGCCGCGATCCGCTACGAGATCCCGGTGGGGCCGCTTCGGCTGTCCAACGAGACGGTCGTGCGCCGCTGCGAGGAGGGCGTCGGTCTGGAACTGGAGGCCCACGCCGGCCCGCTGGGCACGGCGCGGATCGACATCGAACTGCGGCCGTGGGGCGAACACTGCCTCGTACTCGTGGACGAGCACCCGCTCCAGGGAGCGGGCGGCACGCTGCACAACGCGGGCTTCGAGGTGCTGATCCAGCTGCGGCACCGCGCCATGCTCAGACGTCTCGCCCGGCTGTGCGAGGAGGAGGCCCGCGGAGGTGCGGCCCGTACGGCCGCCGCCGGCGCGGCCGCCCCGGGCACGGGCGGGGCCGGCCGTGCCTGATGCCGTCGTGATCGGAGCCGGGCCCAACGGGCTGGTGGCCGCCAACCTGCTGGCGGACGCCGGGTGGAGCGTGGAGGTCGTGGAGGAGCAACCGGAACCGGGAGGCGCGGTGCGTCACGACCGGGGCGTCGATCCGGCCTTCGTCAGTGATCTCTTCAGCTCCTTCTACCCGCTGGCCGCGGCCTCCCCCGTCCTCGCCGGGCTGCGGCTGGAGGACCACGGGCTGCGCTGGAGCCACGCGCCCAGCGTGCTGGCCCACCCGCTCAGCGACGGCAGCTGCGCCGTGCTGAACCGGAACGTCGACGTCACGGCCGCGTCACTGGACGCCTTCGCCGAGGGCGACGGGGCTGCCTGGCGCCGGCTGCACGAGCTGTGGCAGCTCCTGGAGCCCGATCTGCTCAA
This region of Streptomyces chromofuscus genomic DNA includes:
- a CDS encoding SRPBCC family protein, which translates into the protein MAVRHRLIKARPAEVWAVLADADSYPRWVVGPSGAEPVRGQWPQKDAAIRYEIPVGPLRLSNETVVRRCEEGVGLELEAHAGPLGTARIDIELRPWGEHCLVLVDEHPLQGAGGTLHNAGFEVLIQLRHRAMLRRLARLCEEEARGGAARTAAAGAAAPGTGGAGRA